The DNA region GTATAGGGTTAAATGAAGATCTTATAGAAGCCATTTCATTGGGACATGACATAGGACATGTGGCTTTTGCACATAATGGAGAAGAAATTCTAAATGAACTTTTACCAAATGGGTTTAGTCATAATATTAATAGCATAAGAGTACTTACTAAGCTTGAAAATCAAGGTAAAGGCTTAAACCTTACTAAAGAGGTATTAGATGGAATACTTAATCACAGTGGATTTTCTAACAAAAATAAAAGGGCATTTACTTTAGAAGGTCAAGTAGTTAAATATAGTGATAAAATTGCATATGTAAATCATGATATAGATGATTCCATAAGGGCGGGAATTTTACATGAGGAGGAATTACCAAAGGACTATATAGAAATCTTAGGAACTAACTGTAGTAATAGGGTAGATACTTTGGTTAAAGATTGTATATATAATACTCTTAAAAATATTGAAGAGGGTAAAATAGAAGTAAGTTTAAGTAAAGATATAGAATCAGCACTTTTAGGTCTTAGAAGCTTTATGTTTAAGAATGTATATAGTGGCAGTAAACTCAAGGTTGAAAGGAATAAAGCTAAGTTTATTCTTGAACAGGTATTTTTTTATTTTTTAAAGAATGAAAAAGAGCTTCCACAATTTTATAGAGGTATAGTTAATAGAGAGGGACTTTATCAAGGGGTTGCTGATTACATATCTGGAATGAGCGATGATTATTGCTTACTAACCTTTAATGAAAAATATGTACCCAAATTAGTAGTTTATTGAAATAATTAGAATAATTTATCATTTAATTTGGGCAAAATAGTTTGTGGATAATAAAATTAACAATAAATTAAATAAATTTTTAAAAATAAGAAGGAATTTAAAAGTTTTTGTCGAAATACTAGATGTTTGGTGTTAGGCATCTAAGAAAATAGGAAGGCAAAGGTGTTGGTATATTCTGTATCAGACCAGAATGCAGATTCCTATGATAATGCTGCATAGGGATTTAAAGAAGTATATGATGCAAAATAAACTAGCATACTGACTGATTATTTTTTTTGAGATGTCTTAAAATAATTAGTTGGGTGGGAGTGTGCTGGTGATACCTGAAGATGTTATAGAAAAAATTAAATATGAAAATGATATTGTAGATGTAATATCTGATACGGTTAAGCTTAAAAGAAGTGGTAGAAACTATATGGGACTTTGTCCTTTTCATAGCGAAAAGTCCCCTTCATTTAGTGTATCTGTGGATAAACAGATATATAAATGCTTTGGCTGTGGTGAAGCAGGAAATGTAATTACCTTTGTGATGAAAACAAAAAATTTGTCATTTATAGAAGCAGTAAAAACACTTGCGGAAAGAATTCATATGGATTTAGATTATTTAGAAAAGGGCAATAGCAAGAAAAAGAATGAAAATGATAAACTTTTTAAACTTAATGTAGATGCTGCAAGATTTTTTTTCTCTAATTTAAATTCAAATAAAATGGCGAAAAATTATTTCATAGGCAGAGGTATATTGGAGAGCACCATAAGAAGCTTTGGCTTAGGATATGCACTAAATGATTGGCATGGAATAATGAATTTCCTAAAGAAAAAAGGTTATTCTGATTTAGACCTATTAAATGCTGGTTTAATAATAAAAAATGAAAAGGGCAACAAATATGACAGATTCAGAAATAGGGTTATATTTCCTGTATTTGATTATAAAGGAAA from Clostridium pasteurianum BC1 includes:
- a CDS encoding deoxyguanosinetriphosphate triphosphohydrolase, which gives rise to MSIREIIEEKEKKSMNICGTISVKTIGREIKEEPDEIRTSFMVDRDRIVHSKSFRRLKHKTQVFIKPFGDHYRTRLTHTVEVSQIARTIGKGIGLNEDLIEAISLGHDIGHVAFAHNGEEILNELLPNGFSHNINSIRVLTKLENQGKGLNLTKEVLDGILNHSGFSNKNKRAFTLEGQVVKYSDKIAYVNHDIDDSIRAGILHEEELPKDYIEILGTNCSNRVDTLVKDCIYNTLKNIEEGKIEVSLSKDIESALLGLRSFMFKNVYSGSKLKVERNKAKFILEQVFFYFLKNEKELPQFYRGIVNREGLYQGVADYISGMSDDYCLLTFNEKYVPKLVVY